Proteins from a single region of Fodinibius sp. Rm-B-1B1-1:
- a CDS encoding NADH-quinone oxidoreductase subunit NuoB, protein MGIESSLGDGFLTTKIDALTNWARSNAAWPMPMGLACCAIEMMAFAGPKYDAARFGSEVMRFSPRQSDVMIVAGWVNYKMAHAIRRIWDQMPDPKWCIAMGACASTGGMHRCYGVVQGCDNFLPVDAYISGCPPRPDALLHALMKIQDKIRTEHSVMLDT, encoded by the coding sequence ATGGGTATTGAAAGTTCACTTGGTGACGGTTTTCTCACCACTAAAATTGATGCACTTACAAATTGGGCACGATCTAATGCGGCTTGGCCAATGCCAATGGGACTGGCTTGCTGCGCCATTGAGATGATGGCTTTTGCCGGACCTAAATATGACGCTGCTCGCTTTGGTTCAGAGGTAATGCGTTTTTCTCCTCGGCAAAGTGATGTTATGATTGTAGCCGGCTGGGTCAATTATAAAATGGCTCATGCTATTCGTCGTATCTGGGATCAGATGCCAGACCCTAAATGGTGTATTGCCATGGGAGCTTGTGCTTCTACCGGCGGCATGCACCGTTGTTATGGAGTCGTTCAGGGATGTGACAACTTCCTCCCTGTTGACGCATATATTTCTGGATGCCCTCCTCGGCCCGATGCCCTCTTACATGCCTTGATGAAAATTCAAGACAAGATTCGTACCGAACACTCCGTAATGCTCGATACTTAA
- a CDS encoding Mth938-like domain-containing protein codes for MDIKTESPKINSIEWGKINVGDNHIYKDAKLFPGGSREWDWNETGTHHQPGIQPADVEELVDKNAQVIILSKGFHKRLQVCDETVDFLKENEITFHILETGKAAEKYNDIRKENPTGALIHSTC; via the coding sequence ATGGATATAAAAACAGAATCACCCAAAATTAATTCCATAGAATGGGGAAAGATTAACGTTGGTGACAACCATATATATAAGGATGCAAAACTATTTCCCGGAGGATCGCGAGAATGGGATTGGAACGAAACGGGTACCCATCACCAACCGGGAATACAACCGGCCGATGTTGAAGAACTGGTTGATAAGAACGCACAAGTAATTATACTCTCAAAAGGTTTTCATAAACGGCTACAAGTTTGTGATGAAACAGTCGATTTTCTCAAAGAAAATGAGATAACATTTCATATATTAGAGACTGGTAAGGCTGCTGAAAAATATAATGACATCCGAAAAGAGAATCCGACGGGTGCACTGATTCATTCTACCTGTTGA
- a CDS encoding NADH-quinone oxidoreductase subunit A, with translation MFENYLPIVILAGIAVVLAILLMSLSRLLGPYRPNKNKLDPYESGMDPVGDAADRYSIAFYLVAMEFIVFDLEVVFIYPWAVNFLEYGVGTIVAMVVFILILFVGLLYTVKVGTLDWDMKKGMFN, from the coding sequence ATGTTTGAGAATTATTTACCTATTGTAATTTTAGCCGGTATTGCTGTTGTTCTGGCTATCCTTTTAATGAGTTTATCCCGTTTACTGGGGCCTTATCGCCCGAACAAAAACAAGCTGGATCCATACGAAAGCGGAATGGATCCTGTTGGCGATGCAGCTGATCGTTATTCTATCGCTTTCTACTTAGTAGCAATGGAATTTATCGTTTTTGACTTGGAAGTTGTTTTTATCTATCCCTGGGCGGTCAACTTTCTTGAGTATGGAGTAGGAACAATTGTAGCAATGGTTGTATTTATACTGATTCTTTTTGTTGGCCTACTCTATACCGTTAAAGTAGGTACGCTCGACTGGGATATGAAGAAAGGAATGTTTAATTAA
- the nuoD gene encoding NADH dehydrogenase (quinone) subunit D gives MDKTKITDQLDSKFFEEHQNKLYQALEDKHTTVEMLDDEDPLSTKMVLNMGPQHPATHGVLRLILQLNGELIEKAKIDIGYLHRGVEKIAENKTYQEFMPYTDRMDYLSPYSNNVALCTAVEKIANVEVPERAHYIRMIGCELARISSHLLWLGTMVMDAGAVSFFIWTFREREKLYDIFDHIGGHRFTISHARIGGVANDLTDDALGMIKNFVNEFPQELKDFHGLLDRNKIFFDRNREVGVLSTEDALDIGATGPTLRASGYAYDIRDFAPYARYDEVDFEVPTRLEGDNLARYYVRMEEMHESIRIIRQCLDKLPKGPVRTDNAKQAYPSKDEVYYSMEGMIHDFMMTDTGICPPEGAETYHAVEGPKGELGYYIQSDGTGHPWRLKINSPSFKNLQALEDMLDGESVADTVVIIGGVDPVMGEADK, from the coding sequence ATGGATAAGACTAAAATTACTGATCAATTAGATTCAAAGTTTTTTGAAGAGCACCAGAACAAACTGTACCAGGCTCTTGAAGACAAGCATACAACTGTAGAAATGCTTGACGACGAGGATCCACTGAGTACAAAAATGGTACTCAATATGGGTCCACAGCACCCGGCTACCCACGGAGTATTACGACTAATACTTCAACTCAATGGGGAACTTATTGAAAAAGCCAAAATTGACATCGGCTATCTGCATCGAGGTGTTGAAAAAATAGCCGAGAATAAAACCTATCAAGAGTTCATGCCTTATACTGATCGCATGGACTATCTTTCTCCCTACAGCAATAACGTTGCTCTTTGTACCGCTGTAGAGAAAATTGCCAATGTTGAAGTACCCGAACGTGCCCACTATATCCGGATGATTGGATGCGAACTTGCACGTATTTCTTCTCACCTACTTTGGTTGGGTACCATGGTGATGGATGCTGGTGCTGTTTCGTTCTTTATTTGGACCTTCCGAGAACGAGAAAAATTATACGATATTTTTGATCATATTGGTGGCCACCGTTTTACTATTTCTCATGCACGTATTGGCGGAGTCGCAAATGATCTTACTGATGATGCGCTTGGCATGATCAAAAATTTTGTAAATGAATTTCCACAAGAGCTGAAAGATTTTCACGGACTGCTGGATAGAAACAAAATTTTCTTTGATCGTAACCGTGAGGTTGGGGTGTTATCTACTGAAGATGCCTTAGATATTGGAGCTACGGGACCTACCTTGCGAGCTTCAGGTTATGCTTATGATATTCGCGATTTTGCCCCCTATGCTCGGTATGATGAAGTGGATTTTGAAGTACCAACACGACTGGAAGGTGATAACCTTGCCCGATATTACGTGCGGATGGAAGAAATGCACGAAAGTATTCGCATCATCCGACAATGTCTTGATAAACTGCCAAAAGGACCGGTTAGAACCGATAACGCCAAGCAGGCCTACCCTTCCAAAGATGAAGTTTATTACTCGATGGAAGGAATGATTCATGACTTTATGATGACTGACACCGGAATTTGTCCCCCGGAAGGTGCCGAAACGTACCATGCTGTTGAAGGTCCCAAAGGGGAACTTGGTTACTATATCCAAAGTGACGGTACCGGCCATCCGTGGCGGTTAAAAATCAACTCTCCATCATTTAAGAACTTACAAGCACTTGAAGATATGCTGGATGGAGAAAGCGTTGCCGATACCGTAGTTATTATCGGTGGTGTTGACCCAGTAATGGGCGAAGCAGATAAATAG
- a CDS encoding bifunctional nuclease family protein → MDILGLSTSPSSGGAYALILNEIDGNRRLPIIIGTFEAQAIALELEHIKPPRPMTHDLLKNMIQNFGANVDQIFINDLSEGTFFAKIIYEDNGQQMEQDARPSDAIALAVRFDASIYVASEILEEAGIVSEGESSGDLTASTQSQDQPQEMSKLEQLESELQTAIDTENYEKAARLRDKIQKLKG, encoded by the coding sequence ATGGATATATTAGGACTTTCGACGAGTCCAAGTAGTGGTGGGGCCTATGCGTTAATTTTGAATGAGATTGATGGTAATCGGCGCTTACCCATTATTATAGGAACGTTTGAGGCACAGGCTATTGCCTTGGAACTGGAACATATTAAGCCTCCACGACCTATGACACATGACTTACTAAAAAATATGATCCAGAATTTTGGTGCCAATGTTGATCAGATCTTTATTAACGATTTAAGTGAAGGTACGTTTTTCGCTAAGATTATTTATGAAGATAATGGCCAACAGATGGAACAGGATGCGCGTCCCAGTGATGCCATTGCTCTGGCTGTTCGTTTTGATGCCTCGATCTATGTAGCCAGTGAAATTTTAGAAGAAGCCGGTATTGTGTCGGAAGGGGAATCCAGTGGCGATTTGACTGCTTCCACACAATCACAAGATCAGCCCCAAGAGATGAGTAAGTTGGAACAACTTGAGAGCGAACTGCAAACCGCAATTGATACTGAAAATTACGAGAAGGCCGCCAGGTTGCGGGACAAAATCCAAAAATTAAAAGGTTAA
- a CDS encoding 5-formyltetrahydrofolate cyclo-ligase produces the protein METAENKEELRQQLLAQREAISEPEFYGASATIIEKLKEQKEYQQAQTIHCYVSINKRREVETKALIWEMIQKGREVVVPVTNMDDGTLTHIRLQSFDDLEENKWGVLEPATGVEVSPQELELVIVPMVGADRNCNRIGYGKGFYDRFLEELNCPTVGLIFDRNVVESIPTESFDVPLEKIITEKRILKK, from the coding sequence GTGGAGACTGCTGAAAACAAAGAAGAACTTCGACAACAGTTATTAGCGCAACGAGAGGCTATTTCAGAGCCGGAGTTTTATGGCGCATCGGCAACGATCATCGAAAAGCTAAAAGAGCAGAAAGAATATCAGCAAGCGCAGACTATACATTGTTATGTGTCAATCAACAAGCGCCGTGAGGTTGAAACGAAGGCACTGATCTGGGAGATGATCCAAAAGGGCAGAGAGGTGGTTGTGCCGGTTACAAATATGGATGATGGAACGCTTACCCACATTCGATTGCAATCTTTTGATGATTTGGAAGAGAACAAATGGGGAGTCTTAGAGCCTGCCACAGGAGTGGAAGTATCTCCCCAAGAATTAGAGTTGGTGATTGTCCCAATGGTAGGTGCTGATCGTAATTGCAATCGAATAGGGTATGGAAAGGGGTTCTATGACCGATTTTTAGAGGAGCTTAATTGTCCAACAGTTGGATTGATTTTTGATCGGAATGTAGTTGAAAGTATTCCCACAGAAAGTTTTGATGTTCCGTTAGAGAAAATCATTACTGAAAAACGTATTTTGAAAAAATAA
- the nuoF gene encoding NADH-quinone oxidoreductase subunit NuoF: MAQDWKSFEPLLIPDIPNLQKIDVYEENGGYDALKKIFNDQNTWSRKSVVEEVKQANIRGRGGAGFNAGLKWSFMPDPDGGPRYLACNGDESEPGTFKDRKIFEYNPHLFIEGALIAAYAMTIDTIYVYIRGEYISWVEMFQEAVNDAYEKGYLGENILGTDISIDLEVTYGAGAYICGEETAMLESLEGKRGYPRTKPPFPAQNGLWGRPTTINNIETLANVPLVINNGADWYGDIGAEEHPGPVLYGISGHVNRPGVYEYPTGVSVMDLINDVAGGIRGGKDLKALIPGGSSTPVLRADQLEGVTMNSDSLKDAGSMMGTAGMVVMDEDTDMVDVLWRIAHFYHHESCGQCTPCREGTGWLEKVLKKIKDGEGEMKDLDLLLDVGNQMEGRTICALADAAVWPVRHTINRFRDEFEARCKKSVHAVA, from the coding sequence ATGGCTCAAGACTGGAAATCATTCGAACCACTACTTATTCCTGATATTCCCAATCTCCAAAAGATTGATGTATATGAGGAAAACGGTGGCTATGACGCTTTAAAGAAAATTTTTAATGACCAAAATACCTGGTCGCGTAAAAGTGTTGTTGAAGAAGTTAAACAAGCTAACATTCGCGGCCGTGGCGGCGCTGGGTTCAACGCCGGTCTAAAGTGGAGCTTTATGCCCGATCCCGACGGAGGCCCCCGCTACTTGGCCTGTAATGGTGATGAATCAGAACCGGGTACGTTTAAAGATCGCAAGATTTTTGAGTACAACCCGCACCTTTTTATTGAAGGGGCTTTGATTGCAGCCTATGCGATGACGATTGACACTATCTATGTATATATCCGAGGAGAGTACATTTCTTGGGTTGAGATGTTCCAGGAGGCCGTTAATGATGCCTATGAAAAAGGATATTTAGGTGAAAATATTTTAGGCACTGACATCTCAATTGATTTGGAGGTTACGTATGGTGCCGGAGCTTATATCTGTGGTGAAGAAACTGCTATGCTTGAATCGCTTGAAGGAAAACGCGGTTATCCACGAACAAAGCCTCCCTTCCCTGCTCAAAATGGATTATGGGGACGTCCTACCACCATCAACAATATTGAGACGTTAGCTAATGTACCGTTGGTGATCAATAACGGGGCTGACTGGTATGGAGATATTGGAGCCGAAGAACACCCTGGACCTGTACTTTATGGCATATCTGGCCATGTAAATCGCCCGGGAGTTTATGAATACCCAACGGGGGTTTCGGTAATGGATTTGATTAATGATGTAGCCGGTGGTATTCGCGGTGGAAAAGATTTGAAAGCTTTAATTCCAGGTGGATCTTCAACTCCCGTTCTCCGGGCCGATCAGCTTGAAGGTGTTACGATGAATTCTGATTCACTTAAAGATGCCGGATCCATGATGGGAACAGCTGGTATGGTGGTCATGGATGAAGATACCGACATGGTTGACGTATTGTGGCGTATTGCTCACTTTTATCATCACGAATCATGCGGACAATGTACGCCCTGCCGCGAAGGTACCGGTTGGTTAGAAAAGGTATTGAAGAAGATTAAAGACGGAGAAGGAGAAATGAAGGATCTTGATCTCCTTCTTGATGTAGGTAATCAGATGGAGGGCCGTACTATTTGTGCTCTTGCTGATGCCGCGGTATGGCCTGTGCGTCATACTATCAACCGTTTTAGAGATGAATTTGAAGCACGTTGTAAGAAATCTGTTCACGCTGTAGCGTGA
- a CDS encoding NAD(P)H-dependent oxidoreductase subunit E translates to MAELSFTQEELDEIERLKDKFPTAKAATLRVLWLAQNKYGHVKDEVQNLVAEALDVPKAHVHGVARFYTQYYKEEKGKFVLDVCTCLSCQLCGGYDILHHLEDELGIQAGETTDDGMFTVNEVECLGACGYAPMLQVTNGVYVNNLTKEKVDTLLENLKNGNMPEFESKAMPELEKRNQAASE, encoded by the coding sequence ATGGCTGAATTGTCATTTACACAAGAAGAACTTGACGAAATAGAACGCCTCAAGGACAAGTTTCCTACGGCAAAAGCGGCTACGTTACGTGTTTTATGGTTGGCCCAGAATAAATACGGGCACGTAAAAGACGAAGTGCAAAACTTGGTGGCTGAAGCACTTGATGTACCTAAAGCCCATGTTCATGGAGTTGCTCGCTTTTATACACAGTATTACAAAGAAGAAAAAGGGAAATTTGTTCTTGATGTTTGTACCTGTCTTAGTTGCCAACTTTGTGGTGGCTATGATATTTTACATCACTTAGAAGACGAGCTGGGTATTCAAGCTGGTGAAACCACCGATGATGGCATGTTCACTGTTAATGAAGTAGAATGCCTCGGTGCCTGTGGATATGCTCCTATGCTTCAGGTCACAAATGGCGTATACGTCAATAATTTAACAAAAGAGAAAGTTGATACTCTTTTAGAAAATCTTAAGAACGGCAATATGCCTGAGTTTGAATCCAAGGCAATGCCGGAATTAGAAAAACGAAATCAAGCTGCCTCAGAATAA
- the bshC gene encoding bacillithiol biosynthesis cysteine-adding enzyme BshC has protein sequence MQITDYSFEHLPFSELFKTYVQSFDTLSDFFEVNPFDAEAVRKKAQQFEFKGDREEIGAFLQEFNAPFDVHEAAKENIERLKSDDALAIVTGQQLGVLGGPLYTVFKTLGTIHQAQKLERELDRPVIPVFWLADEDHDYDEVRKLTVIDDEEHKTFSLPPLNDHLPTVAEIALPEDISELKKELKQVLYNTDFSNDLWGLLDEAFKPGNTFLKAFGLLISRLFSKHGLVLAGSNHPKAKMLTTEYLKTSVKKADQIREKLQAKSEAIGQRYHQQVTLYDSNLFYLDEEAGRTKISRNGQGWKADSYNTWELEQLTDEIESHPERFSPNVFMRPILQDALLPTIGYVAGPGETAYYGQMKSMYECFGLSMPIIFPRFSATLIEPAIDRISNELPFEFHEFGNRIEDLESDYVSKTDQHDIEGIFKEWMEPVEELTDQKKKDIKEIDPTLEAAAEKATSIYINELNKLKGKVYRSVKKQDQTQLNRIRRIKANLYPGDGLQERTLAAIFFMNKYGVDLWDNLLDAFDENEDFDQHKLVYL, from the coding sequence TTGCAGATTACCGATTATTCGTTCGAACACCTTCCATTTTCGGAGCTATTTAAAACATATGTGCAGAGTTTTGATACGTTAAGTGATTTTTTTGAAGTCAACCCCTTTGATGCGGAAGCTGTCCGGAAAAAAGCGCAACAGTTTGAGTTTAAGGGAGACCGAGAGGAAATAGGGGCTTTTCTTCAAGAATTTAATGCTCCGTTTGATGTCCATGAGGCAGCTAAAGAAAATATTGAACGGCTCAAATCAGATGATGCCCTTGCCATAGTAACGGGCCAACAGCTGGGGGTTTTGGGTGGGCCATTATATACAGTATTTAAAACACTTGGTACAATCCATCAGGCCCAAAAATTAGAGCGAGAGTTAGACCGACCGGTTATTCCTGTTTTTTGGTTGGCAGATGAAGATCATGATTATGATGAGGTTCGAAAACTGACTGTTATTGATGATGAAGAGCATAAAACATTTTCATTACCACCTCTTAATGATCATTTGCCAACGGTCGCAGAAATCGCACTTCCCGAAGACATATCTGAGCTCAAAAAAGAATTAAAGCAAGTACTTTATAATACTGATTTCTCAAATGACCTTTGGGGCCTGTTGGATGAAGCCTTTAAGCCGGGCAACACTTTTTTAAAAGCATTTGGCCTATTGATAAGTCGCTTATTTTCCAAACACGGGTTAGTTCTTGCCGGGAGCAATCACCCCAAGGCAAAAATGCTTACGACAGAGTATCTAAAAACTTCTGTAAAAAAGGCTGATCAAATACGAGAAAAGCTGCAAGCTAAAAGTGAGGCTATTGGTCAACGGTATCACCAGCAGGTTACCCTGTATGATTCCAATTTATTTTATTTGGATGAGGAAGCCGGACGGACAAAAATCAGTCGCAATGGACAAGGATGGAAGGCAGATAGCTATAATACGTGGGAGTTAGAGCAACTTACTGATGAAATTGAGTCACATCCCGAACGTTTTTCCCCTAATGTATTTATGCGTCCCATTTTGCAAGATGCTTTGCTTCCTACTATTGGCTATGTAGCGGGACCGGGAGAAACGGCATATTACGGACAGATGAAATCGATGTATGAGTGTTTTGGGCTTTCCATGCCCATCATTTTTCCACGTTTTAGTGCCACGTTGATTGAACCAGCCATTGATCGAATTAGTAATGAGTTGCCATTTGAATTTCATGAGTTTGGCAATCGAATTGAGGATTTAGAATCGGATTACGTTTCAAAAACGGACCAGCATGATATTGAAGGAATTTTTAAGGAATGGATGGAGCCCGTTGAGGAGTTGACGGATCAGAAGAAAAAGGATATAAAGGAAATTGATCCAACGCTGGAAGCAGCGGCCGAAAAGGCAACCTCTATTTATATTAATGAACTCAACAAGTTGAAAGGCAAGGTGTACCGATCGGTTAAAAAACAGGACCAAACGCAACTTAACCGTATCCGAAGGATTAAAGCCAACTTATATCCTGGGGATGGTCTGCAAGAGCGAACGTTAGCTGCCATCTTTTTTATGAATAAGTATGGCGTTGATTTGTGGGATAACCTGTTGGATGCATTTGATGAAAATGAAGACTTTGATCAACATAAATTAGTTTACTTATAG
- a CDS encoding NADH-quinone oxidoreductase subunit C: protein MELELSDTLQHTVDKLTEEFSDDFIEVYQSTGDTFIRVEPQNIVDICSYLKNKLHYIYLSDIFGIDRFASENRFEVVYNLVSLRNREVLFLKVQLPEEEPVLDSVTDIWKSASWMEREVYDMFGIKFNNHPDFRRIYMPEDYDFYPMRKEFPLLGVPGSIELPNTTPDTE from the coding sequence ATGGAATTAGAATTATCTGACACACTACAACATACGGTAGATAAATTAACCGAAGAATTTTCGGATGATTTTATTGAGGTCTACCAATCGACCGGTGACACTTTCATTCGGGTAGAACCCCAAAATATTGTAGACATATGCAGCTATCTTAAAAATAAACTGCATTATATTTACTTGAGCGATATCTTTGGGATTGACCGATTTGCATCCGAAAATCGCTTTGAGGTCGTATATAACCTGGTCTCTTTGCGAAATCGCGAAGTACTCTTCCTCAAAGTTCAGCTTCCCGAAGAAGAACCCGTACTTGATTCAGTAACCGATATCTGGAAATCTGCTTCATGGATGGAACGGGAAGTCTATGACATGTTCGGTATCAAATTTAATAACCATCCCGATTTTCGTCGTATTTATATGCCGGAGGATTACGACTTTTATCCCATGCGTAAAGAATTTCCACTGTTGGGTGTTCCCGGCTCTATTGAACTGCCAAACACAACACCTGACACTGAGTAG
- a CDS encoding 2Fe-2S iron-sulfur cluster-binding protein, with amino-acid sequence MPEVFIDGKRYEYEGQPMLLQFILDQGLEVPFFCYHPSMSIPANCRQCMVKVGTPVKDRETGEFELDENGDRKIRWFPKPQTSCSTPLQDGMVVHTQETSEEIARAQKDNLEFILINHPLDCPICDQAGECPLQIQTYKYGPEGSRFEVKKVHKPKHVDLGPRVTLDAERCINCTRCVRFTEEISETNQLTIVDRGDSNYPTTAPGETFDDPYSMNTVDICPVGALTSTDFRFKARVWEMNQTPSIDITNGKGCNIDLWTRDNEVLRITPRQNEDVNDYWMPDAGRDAYKLFNENRVDRPSITLDENNQSNTSWNNAIETFAEVIEANDPSDITIVGSPHASVEENYVFNKFFNLLGVSNAKFTPHVIPGSGDGFLITDDQAPNTNGCRVINLDETDDGAIQSVVSDAKVVIILSDDLIGRDVLTSSDLESPYTISLATNISDTTKASDLVIPITCVAEHAASYVNVDGRIQRSYPAKETKYTNRRLNLEMSEGRLDRFGTNFDNWVSEENKVDCLPLWEFLNKLADRLGLEFEYNHSREIFTELSNSLDVLSNVSYDRMDEEKGVQLPIKQKEVKA; translated from the coding sequence ATGCCAGAAGTATTTATAGACGGTAAGCGTTACGAATATGAAGGACAACCAATGTTGCTCCAGTTTATTCTGGATCAGGGATTGGAAGTTCCATTTTTCTGTTATCATCCATCCATGTCGATTCCGGCAAACTGCCGGCAATGTATGGTTAAAGTGGGAACTCCTGTTAAAGATCGTGAAACGGGAGAATTTGAACTGGATGAAAATGGAGATCGTAAGATCCGTTGGTTTCCTAAGCCACAAACTTCCTGTTCTACCCCTCTGCAAGATGGCATGGTTGTACATACGCAGGAGACTTCCGAAGAGATTGCACGCGCTCAAAAGGATAATCTTGAATTTATTCTTATTAATCACCCGCTGGATTGCCCTATTTGCGACCAAGCCGGTGAATGTCCGCTGCAAATACAGACGTACAAATACGGACCGGAAGGCAGTCGATTTGAGGTTAAAAAAGTTCACAAACCGAAGCATGTTGACTTAGGACCTCGTGTTACATTGGATGCTGAACGATGCATTAATTGTACGCGCTGTGTACGTTTTACTGAGGAAATTAGCGAAACGAATCAGCTTACAATTGTTGACCGTGGGGATAGCAACTATCCAACGACGGCACCGGGAGAAACCTTTGATGATCCCTATTCAATGAATACGGTGGATATCTGTCCGGTTGGCGCGTTAACTTCTACCGATTTTCGATTTAAAGCTCGCGTTTGGGAAATGAATCAAACGCCAAGCATTGATATCACAAATGGGAAAGGCTGCAATATTGACCTTTGGACCCGCGATAATGAGGTTCTACGCATCACACCTCGACAAAATGAGGACGTCAATGATTACTGGATGCCTGATGCCGGTCGTGATGCGTATAAATTATTCAATGAAAACCGCGTTGATCGCCCGTCTATTACCCTCGATGAGAATAATCAGTCTAATACTTCTTGGAATAATGCAATTGAAACTTTTGCAGAGGTAATAGAAGCTAATGATCCGAGCGACATAACAATTGTTGGAAGCCCCCATGCTTCAGTTGAGGAAAATTATGTGTTTAACAAATTTTTCAACCTGCTGGGCGTCTCCAATGCGAAATTCACCCCCCATGTAATTCCGGGATCTGGGGATGGATTCTTAATCACTGATGACCAGGCACCTAATACAAATGGTTGCCGTGTTATTAATCTTGATGAAACCGATGATGGAGCTATCCAATCGGTGGTTTCGGATGCAAAAGTGGTTATTATATTGTCTGATGATTTAATAGGACGTGATGTTCTCACTTCATCAGATTTAGAATCCCCATACACTATCTCGCTCGCAACCAATATTAGTGACACTACAAAAGCTTCCGACTTGGTTATCCCGATCACTTGTGTCGCAGAACATGCTGCAAGCTATGTAAACGTGGATGGACGCATTCAGCGCTCCTATCCTGCCAAAGAAACGAAGTATACAAACCGCCGACTCAATTTAGAAATGTCGGAAGGTCGTTTAGATCGTTTTGGTACAAACTTTGACAACTGGGTAAGCGAAGAAAACAAGGTGGATTGCCTGCCCCTTTGGGAGTTTTTGAACAAACTGGCAGACCGCTTGGGATTGGAGTTTGAGTATAATCACTCTCGCGAAATTTTCACTGAACTGAGTAACTCGTTAGATGTTCTCAGTAATGTGTCTTATGATCGCATGGATGAAGAGAAAGGCGTTCAACTGCCCATCAAACAGAAAGAAGTTAAAGCATAA